One Bacteroidota bacterium genomic region harbors:
- a CDS encoding acyl carrier protein produces the protein MSDIASKVKAIIIDKLGVDEKEVTTEASFTNDLGADSLDTVELIMEFEKEFNIAIPDDQAEKISTVGQAIDYIEKNAK, from the coding sequence ATGTCAGACATTGCATCAAAAGTGAAAGCCATCATCATCGACAAACTTGGTGTTGACGAAAAAGAAGTGACGACAGAAGCCAGCTTTACCAACGATTTGGGTGCTGATTCCCTTGACACCGTTGAGTTGATCATGGAATTCGAAAAAGAATTCAATATCGCTATTCCGGACGATCAGGCTGAAAAGATTTCTACAGTCGGCCAGGCGATCGATTATATCGAGAAGAACGCTAAATAA
- a CDS encoding IPExxxVDY family protein produces the protein MAKTIIKLKEEDNFDFLLIGIICQQKDYRLCRELNLKLDIRLQREEDYKVFNGKRMEDQEFSFFKYITPEEDEYYLVANRSSKGLLIPEQKQIDYFVIVRKGMSRIEEPLILAALKEIRMVLGVYKLEAKNLKSKENLVF, from the coding sequence ATGGCAAAGACAATTATAAAACTTAAAGAAGAAGATAATTTTGATTTTCTTCTGATTGGTATCATTTGCCAACAAAAAGATTACAGACTTTGCAGGGAACTAAATTTGAAACTTGACATTCGTTTACAACGGGAAGAAGACTACAAAGTCTTCAACGGTAAAAGAATGGAAGATCAGGAATTTTCATTTTTTAAATACATCACACCTGAAGAGGATGAATATTATCTTGTCGCCAACAGGTCTTCAAAAGGCTTGTTGATTCCGGAACAAAAACAAATTGACTATTTTGTAATTGTAAGAAAAGGAATGTCCCGAATTGAAGAACCATTGATTCTTGCCGCGTTAAAAGAAATTCGAATGGTTCTTGGTGTTTACAAACTCGAAGCCAAAAATTTAAAATCAAAAGAAAATCTGGTTTTTTAA
- a CDS encoding PAS domain S-box protein, which translates to MRSLSSYIQHSIVLYDLSKDGIMVTGLDGKILYTNPAIRELFGYSIEQVNGKFCTELRHDPNFRFDKLLSELSAQENIIRVISCTGNNDKNFTVTVNYTLLHNLNNEPIGVLFVFKEKIDLAEERMQHFHNQINLLKALGDRTDELVTVTNVQARTTLYVSDALEKIIGWDPQKFIDNGWALGISLTHPEDVKRLVEEFLKGISLWNNEPFIHDHKPIVYEFRWRHRNGSWRWLHGESYFLERDEKDQVLYTIVFTRDVTDEKSVDKQLTEKILNQLLKQNNIDSSAESEQIPSSTVFGISLSPREIQLLRHIRMGHSAKDISRILGLRLNTINSYKKNLFKKLDARNAADAIRIATEWGLE; encoded by the coding sequence ATGCGATCATTGTCCTCTTACATACAACATTCCATAGTTTTGTATGATTTGTCAAAAGATGGAATCATGGTAACCGGCCTTGACGGTAAAATTTTATATACCAATCCGGCAATTCGTGAGCTTTTTGGATATTCTATCGAACAGGTTAATGGAAAATTTTGTACGGAACTCCGCCACGACCCAAATTTCCGCTTTGATAAATTGTTAAGCGAACTTTCCGCGCAAGAGAACATTATTCGGGTAATCAGTTGCACCGGTAACAATGATAAGAACTTTACGGTTACCGTAAATTACACTTTGCTTCACAACCTCAACAATGAACCCATTGGAGTACTTTTTGTATTCAAGGAAAAAATTGATCTGGCAGAAGAGCGCATGCAACATTTTCACAATCAGATTAATTTATTGAAAGCTCTTGGTGACCGAACTGACGAATTAGTTACGGTTACCAATGTACAGGCAAGAACCACATTGTATGTATCGGATGCTCTTGAAAAAATAATCGGGTGGGATCCCCAAAAATTCATAGACAATGGTTGGGCTCTGGGGATTTCACTGACGCATCCCGAAGATGTAAAGAGACTCGTAGAAGAATTTCTGAAAGGCATTAGTCTGTGGAACAATGAGCCATTCATTCATGATCACAAACCGATTGTGTATGAATTCCGATGGAGACACCGTAATGGCAGCTGGCGCTGGTTACACGGTGAAAGTTACTTCCTGGAGCGCGATGAAAAAGACCAGGTATTATATACCATAGTCTTCACGCGTGATGTGACAGATGAAAAATCTGTAGACAAACAGTTGACAGAAAAGATTCTCAATCAATTGTTGAAACAAAACAATATTGATTCCTCTGCCGAATCTGAACAAATTCCTTCTTCAACTGTTTTTGGAATTAGTTTGTCACCACGTGAAATTCAATTGCTTCGTCATATCCGAATGGGTCATTCCGCAAAGGACATATCACGAATCCTGGGACTGCGCCTGAACACCATCAATTCTTATAAAAAAAATCTGTTTAAAAAACTGGACGCGAGAAATGCCGCGGATGCGATCAGGATCGCTACTGAATGGGGCCTGGAATAA
- the pyk gene encoding pyruvate kinase, translated as MIPFNKTKIVATIGPASSSPEMLKQLMEAGVDVCRLNLSHGDYSVHRKVIEDIRSISRELNANISILVDLQGPKLRIGEVENNEMVLEAGQEIVFTSHECIGKNGKLYMNYQQFPQDVAIGDLVLIDDGKIQLRVISTNRLDEVHAIAESRGKISSRKGVNLPRTKISLPSLTAKDLDDLSFALEQNVDWIGLSFVRTAKDIVDLKAMIKRAGKKIRVIAKIEKPEALNEIDFIIRETDALMVARGDLGVELPMQEVPIIQKMLVNKCIQAAKPVIIATQMMETMITNYAPTRAEVNDVANSVMDGADAVMLSGETSVGQYPVKVVEYMRNIISTVEAKAYHYNRDIKPDITSSTFISDSACYNACVMASQVAAKAIVGMTRSGYTAYKVAAQRPLADILIFTDVPSLLNVLSLVWGVRGFYYDHRVSTDETIDELQQILKDKGYVTKGEIIINLASIPLSEQGRTNMIKLGRVK; from the coding sequence ATGATCCCCTTTAACAAAACGAAAATTGTCGCGACTATCGGCCCCGCCTCTTCTTCCCCGGAAATGCTGAAACAATTGATGGAAGCCGGAGTGGATGTGTGCCGGCTGAATCTGTCTCATGGCGATTATTCCGTGCATCGAAAAGTTATCGAAGATATCCGTTCCATCAGTCGGGAATTGAATGCCAACATTTCTATCCTGGTCGATTTACAAGGGCCGAAACTCCGCATTGGAGAAGTGGAAAACAATGAAATGGTTCTCGAAGCAGGACAGGAGATTGTATTTACATCTCATGAATGTATCGGCAAAAACGGGAAACTGTATATGAATTATCAGCAGTTTCCGCAGGATGTGGCAATAGGAGATCTTGTACTCATTGATGATGGTAAAATTCAGTTGCGGGTAATCAGCACAAACCGTTTGGATGAAGTGCATGCTATCGCGGAAAGCCGCGGAAAAATTTCTTCCCGCAAAGGTGTCAACCTCCCTAGAACAAAAATTTCACTTCCCAGTCTGACAGCCAAAGATCTTGACGATCTGAGTTTTGCACTGGAGCAAAATGTTGACTGGATAGGACTTTCTTTTGTTCGGACTGCAAAGGACATAGTGGATCTCAAAGCGATGATCAAAAGAGCAGGAAAAAAAATTCGTGTTATCGCGAAGATTGAAAAACCGGAAGCCCTCAATGAAATTGATTTTATCATCCGTGAAACCGATGCATTAATGGTTGCACGCGGAGACCTTGGAGTCGAACTTCCGATGCAGGAGGTCCCCATCATCCAGAAGATGCTTGTGAACAAATGTATTCAGGCCGCCAAGCCGGTAATCATTGCAACACAGATGATGGAAACCATGATCACCAATTATGCTCCCACCCGTGCGGAAGTCAATGATGTCGCGAACTCAGTGATGGATGGCGCCGATGCCGTGATGCTGAGTGGAGAAACCTCCGTTGGACAATATCCTGTCAAAGTGGTGGAGTACATGCGAAACATCATTTCAACAGTGGAAGCAAAAGCTTACCACTACAACCGAGATATTAAACCCGATATCACCAGCAGTACTTTCATTTCCGATTCCGCGTGTTACAATGCATGTGTGATGGCTTCACAGGTGGCAGCAAAAGCGATTGTAGGAATGACCCGTTCCGGATATACCGCTTACAAAGTAGCCGCTCAACGACCTCTTGCAGATATCCTTATCTTTACAGACGTTCCGTCATTGCTCAATGTGCTGAGTCTTGTGTGGGGAGTTCGCGGATTCTACTATGATCATCGGGTATCAACTGATGAGACCATTGATGAGTTGCAACAGATTCTGAAAGATAAAGGCTATGTCACGAAGGGTGAAATAATTATTAACCTCGCAAGCATTCCTCTTTCCGAACAAGGCCGTACAAACATGATTAAACTCGGTCGGGTTAAATAA
- the fabF gene encoding beta-ketoacyl-ACP synthase II, with translation MQLKRVVVTGLGALTPLGNSVESYWNGLINGVSGAGMITKFDASKFKTRFACEVKGFDINDYFERKEGRKLDGFSHYALVVAEQAIVDSGINLETVNHDRVGVIWGSGIGGLKTFQDEVSAFAKGDGTPRFNPFFIPKMIADIASGHISIKYGFRGPNFTTVSACASSTNALIDAFTYIRLGKANIIISGGSESTVNETCVGGFNALQALSQRNDDPTTASRPFDLDRDGFVMGEGAGCLVLEELEHAKARGAKIYAELVGGGMSADAYHMTAPHPEGLGAANVMNAALEDAGMSTKDIDYVNVHGTSTPIGDPQEIKAIQTVFGEDAYRMNISSTKSMTGHLLGAAGAIEAIASIMAVVHGIIPPTINHFTDDPAFDPKLNLTFNKAQHRTVRAALSNTFGFGGHNASVIFRKYS, from the coding sequence ATGCAACTGAAACGAGTCGTAGTTACAGGCCTTGGCGCACTTACTCCCCTTGGCAACTCCGTTGAATCGTATTGGAACGGACTCATTAACGGAGTCAGTGGCGCTGGTATGATTACCAAATTTGACGCTTCGAAATTCAAAACCCGTTTTGCCTGCGAAGTAAAAGGTTTTGACATCAACGACTATTTTGAGCGTAAAGAAGGCCGTAAGCTTGATGGATTTTCCCACTATGCACTGGTAGTTGCCGAACAGGCAATTGTCGATAGTGGTATTAACCTTGAAACGGTCAATCACGACAGAGTCGGAGTTATCTGGGGTTCCGGCATTGGGGGTTTAAAAACTTTCCAGGATGAAGTTTCCGCATTCGCCAAAGGTGACGGTACTCCACGCTTCAATCCATTTTTCATTCCTAAGATGATCGCGGATATCGCATCCGGACACATCTCCATCAAATACGGTTTTCGCGGACCGAATTTCACCACTGTATCCGCCTGTGCTTCTTCAACGAATGCACTGATTGACGCGTTTACCTATATCCGTTTAGGAAAAGCCAATATCATTATTTCAGGAGGTTCGGAATCAACAGTGAATGAAACCTGTGTTGGCGGATTCAACGCTTTGCAAGCTCTTTCACAACGGAACGATGACCCGACTACCGCTTCACGTCCTTTCGATCTTGATCGGGATGGTTTTGTGATGGGAGAAGGTGCCGGTTGCCTTGTTCTTGAAGAACTGGAACATGCAAAAGCAAGAGGTGCAAAAATCTATGCTGAATTAGTCGGTGGCGGTATGTCTGCCGATGCATATCACATGACGGCTCCGCATCCGGAAGGACTTGGTGCCGCGAATGTCATGAATGCTGCCCTTGAAGATGCAGGTATGTCGACCAAGGATATCGATTATGTCAACGTCCACGGAACCTCCACTCCAATTGGTGATCCTCAGGAAATAAAAGCAATCCAAACAGTTTTTGGTGAAGATGCCTATCGTATGAATATCAGTAGTACGAAATCAATGACCGGTCACCTGCTTGGTGCTGCAGGAGCAATCGAAGCCATTGCAAGTATTATGGCCGTTGTACATGGAATCATTCCTCCTACGATCAATCACTTCACCGACGATCCCGCGTTTGATCCGAAACTGAACCTGACCTTTAACAAAGCGCAGCACCGGACTGTTCGTGCAGCCCTGAGCAATACATTTGGTTTCGGCGGTCACAATGCTTCCGTTATCTTTCGCAAGTATTCCTGA
- a CDS encoding M42 family metallopeptidase: MSFNLPLLKEICETAGAPGFENRIREIVLREIKPLADEVHIDKMGNVTAIKKGKNDKRIMVAAHMDEIGFMVTHIDDNGFLRFHTLGGFDPKTLTAQRVIVHGRKDLVGVMGSKPIHIMTAEERNKSAQITDFFIDLGMSKKEVEKFVRVGDPITRERQLIEMGNCVNCKSIDNRVSVFILIETFRKLKQVPFDVYGVFTVQEEVGIRGANVAAHHIEPDFGIGLDTTIAYDVPGSQPHERVTALGKGAAIKIMDSSTICDARMVEFMKKSADKHKIKWQPEILQAGGTDTAGIQRMGKTGAIAGAISIPTRHIHQVIEMADKTDISSCIELLVVCLKEMDKHTWDFKN; encoded by the coding sequence ATGTCCTTCAACCTCCCACTTCTGAAAGAAATCTGTGAAACAGCCGGTGCGCCGGGTTTCGAGAATCGGATTCGTGAAATCGTTTTGCGCGAAATCAAACCACTTGCAGATGAAGTTCACATTGACAAAATGGGCAACGTTACAGCCATCAAGAAAGGGAAAAATGATAAGCGGATAATGGTAGCGGCGCATATGGATGAAATTGGCTTCATGGTTACTCATATCGATGACAACGGATTCTTGCGCTTTCATACACTTGGAGGATTTGACCCCAAAACACTGACCGCACAACGTGTGATCGTACATGGCCGTAAAGATCTGGTCGGAGTCATGGGAAGTAAACCCATTCATATCATGACCGCGGAAGAGCGAAATAAATCAGCACAGATCACAGATTTCTTTATTGATCTGGGGATGTCAAAAAAAGAAGTAGAGAAATTTGTTCGTGTAGGTGACCCTATCACACGCGAACGCCAGTTGATTGAAATGGGCAATTGTGTCAACTGCAAATCCATAGATAACAGAGTATCTGTTTTTATTTTAATTGAAACATTTCGCAAATTGAAACAGGTTCCTTTTGATGTTTATGGTGTCTTTACCGTACAGGAAGAAGTAGGAATCCGTGGGGCGAATGTAGCGGCACACCACATTGAACCTGATTTCGGAATTGGGCTGGATACGACAATCGCCTATGATGTACCCGGGTCACAGCCGCATGAAAGAGTAACCGCATTGGGCAAAGGAGCTGCTATTAAAATCATGGACTCTTCCACTATTTGCGATGCAAGAATGGTTGAATTCATGAAAAAATCAGCGGATAAACACAAAATCAAATGGCAGCCTGAAATTCTGCAAGCCGGCGGAACAGATACTGCCGGAATCCAGCGAATGGGAAAAACAGGAGCTATTGCCGGAGCAATATCAATTCCAACCCGTCACATTCACCAGGTGATTGAAATGGCCGATAAAACGGATATCTCCTCCTGCATTGAATTGCTGGTCGTTTGTCTGAAAGAAATGGATAAACATACCTGGGATTTCAAAAATTAA
- the rnc gene encoding ribonuclease III: MIFTSYIRNLFSKDKKFASSLRNLLGFYPGNTAVYHLAFRHRSTAEEHPSGIKLSNERLEYLGDAVLGAVIAEMLFKKFPFKEEGFLTEMRSRIVNREHLNRLAMKLGIDHFMTGNIDPGAKNRSAYGDAFEALIGAVYIDQGYDVTRKLILKRIVKHHIDLDEIEQLDANFKSKLINWAQRERKAVEFELLEEVENGGKRLLRVRLMIDGQELSRGEDYSKKRAEQIAAEKACTSLGLS, translated from the coding sequence TTGATTTTCACTTCTTACATCCGCAACCTCTTTTCCAAAGACAAGAAATTTGCCTCTTCTCTACGCAATCTCCTGGGTTTTTATCCGGGAAACACTGCCGTTTATCACCTTGCTTTTCGTCATCGCTCTACAGCCGAAGAACATCCCAGCGGAATAAAACTCAGTAACGAACGACTTGAATATTTAGGGGACGCAGTGCTGGGCGCTGTCATTGCTGAAATGCTCTTTAAAAAATTTCCATTTAAAGAAGAAGGCTTCCTCACAGAAATGAGAAGCCGTATCGTGAATCGTGAACATCTCAACCGCCTGGCGATGAAACTCGGTATCGACCACTTCATGACCGGCAACATTGATCCGGGCGCGAAAAACCGTTCCGCATATGGCGACGCGTTTGAGGCACTTATCGGCGCGGTGTATATCGACCAGGGTTATGATGTTACACGTAAATTGATTCTGAAAAGAATTGTCAAGCACCACATCGATTTGGATGAGATCGAACAACTCGACGCTAACTTTAAAAGCAAACTGATCAACTGGGCTCAACGCGAACGCAAAGCTGTTGAATTTGAATTACTGGAAGAAGTGGAAAACGGCGGAAAACGCCTGCTCCGTGTACGGTTGATGATCGATGGACAGGAACTCTCGCGCGGGGAGGATTATTCCAAAAAACGCGCTGAACAAATTGCCGCGGAGAAAGCCTGCACCAGCCTTGGGCTGTCCTGA